A genomic segment from Polyangium mundeleinium encodes:
- a CDS encoding oxidative damage protection protein, translating into MGAPSRVKALPSEVDMARMVQCVKLGQEAEGMEKPPFKGPLGQRVFDGVSKQAWKMWLEHSKMLINEFRLDLMSEHGQRIWMTECEKYFFGEGAALPPDFKPEESK; encoded by the coding sequence ATGGGCGCCCCCAGCCGGGTGAAGGCTCTTCCCAGCGAGGTCGACATGGCGAGGATGGTGCAGTGCGTGAAGCTCGGTCAGGAGGCGGAAGGGATGGAGAAGCCGCCCTTCAAGGGGCCCCTCGGCCAGCGCGTGTTCGATGGTGTCTCCAAGCAGGCGTGGAAGATGTGGCTCGAGCACTCGAAGATGCTCATCAACGAGTTCCGCCTCGACCTCATGAGCGAGCACGGTCAGCGCATCTGGATGACCGAGTGCGAGAAGTACTTCTTCGGCGAGGGCGCCGCGCTCCCGCCCGACTTCAAGCCCGAGGAGAGCAAGTAG
- a CDS encoding JAB domain-containing protein: MQERCKPVLELALPVFLRKFVTLECGFDGGHAGKPAQGKTLGQIFRHGRPRRAVDQARHASGRGQGRSGWQSSASFDDLILTILAYNAGEVLRVPLSDHVIVAAGRSYFSFRDSGLLPVEPVDPKLWIPYLRRAA; encoded by the coding sequence GTGCAGGAACGGTGCAAACCAGTGCTCGAACTCGCGCTCCCAGTGTTCCTCAGGAAGTTCGTCACTCTCGAATGTGGGTTTGACGGCGGTCACGCGGGCAAACCAGCGCAAGGGAAGACGCTGGGCCAAATTTTTCGCCACGGCAGACCACGAAGGGCCGTAGATCAAGCTCGGCACGCGTCAGGTCGCGGGCAGGGTCGGTCAGGATGGCAGAGTAGTGCTAGCTTCGATGACTTGATTCTGACGATCCTCGCGTACAACGCGGGCGAGGTATTGCGGGTTCCGCTTTCGGACCACGTCATCGTGGCCGCGGGGCGCAGCTACTTCTCGTTCCGTGACAGTGGCTTGCTACCGGTTGAACCGGTCGACCCGAAGCTTTGGATTCCCTACCTCCGGAGGGCCGCATAG
- a CDS encoding ATP-binding protein: protein MSKLPSLVPEPLSFEIGNEHDRFWCAAEGRRYASVIGFDAKAQGEVAICIAELISNVAKFAGRGTLALSTVTEPRLGIRIVVEDAGPGIDDPASVFEDGFSEGRRLEPGTQRRSGQGLGVGLGAVARMMSHVEMENAPGRGLRVVCIKWLDPPRGGSGAFPASGPSSAR, encoded by the coding sequence ATGTCGAAGCTGCCCTCGCTCGTGCCCGAGCCGCTCTCGTTCGAAATCGGCAACGAGCACGACCGCTTCTGGTGCGCCGCAGAGGGCCGCCGCTACGCCTCCGTGATCGGCTTCGACGCCAAGGCCCAGGGCGAGGTCGCGATCTGCATCGCCGAGCTCATCTCGAACGTCGCGAAGTTCGCCGGGCGGGGCACGCTCGCGCTCTCGACCGTGACCGAGCCGCGCCTCGGAATACGCATCGTCGTCGAGGACGCGGGTCCCGGCATCGACGACCCCGCGAGCGTGTTCGAGGACGGTTTTTCCGAAGGGCGAAGGCTCGAGCCGGGCACGCAGCGGCGCAGCGGGCAGGGGCTCGGCGTCGGGCTCGGCGCCGTGGCGCGCATGATGAGCCACGTCGAGATGGAGAACGCGCCGGGCCGCGGCTTGCGCGTCGTCTGCATCAAGTGGCTCGATCCGCCGCGTGGCGGCTCCGGCGCGTTCCCGGCGTCCGGGCCGAGCAGCGCGCGGTAG
- a CDS encoding DUF4215 domain-containing protein produces the protein MKRTRWMVTLTTAALLVACGGEEPGGSGTTTSSSGSGSGSGGLGGAGGTGGIGGAGGSGGIGGIGGSGGTGGEGGAGGAGGIGGAGGAGGSGGIGGAGGAGGSGGAGGSGGASALCGDGSVEGAEGCDDGNTVPSDGCDDQCAVELGWTCDGAPSTCSALCGDGILAGVEACDDGNMAPNDGCDSTCAVELGWTCNGMPSACATSCGDGISAGNEACDDGNTTANDGCSDACVVDAGWTCTGAPSACDTTCGDGISTGNEACDDGNTTANDGCSDACVVEAGWTCTGAPSACAATCGDGQKVGAESCDDGNTTANDGCSDACVVEAGWTCTGAPSACATTCGDGIPAGNEVCDDGNTATDDGCLPSCQAPSGDSCAEPLTQKNALVIGNVHRWNLAEASVATANGAFACDPNGTGPDAVIKYVKTSPDLANGGKLLHVEARTSQTAASALLDIEIMSGTCDPTLAVSEKCLWYKQMWGANVDGPPGTYFVWVAKNAPGAPFPPVAVTIEEIDPAAAEGEGCFAPYTTASANYTPPAQPEDPHVWALPDTVNAFDMAATWGEPGSISCDNHTTYGDIHGVDAVIEYDKASPTSILQVEVQNLDPVLTQSALNVEVLNECDPESPTKVSYNCRANADAHNLSLPAPQGPLYVWVSTEATSQDFNGATVKIREINPGLGESWGTAEPLTAGTVPITPTSTMRLDVPSCFPAGVNVHWYVYTVQNGGVSLQSNPPTGTLALFGEGNQQIFCGPGSPLASLGGAYPPGTKFYLAVPVGGTITSLAVSDILYNGVKTLVPLGVTFPSSASTTYGMAVSGTEIFLGGLSKVFQFPIAGGAQAVERGTADGLTTTHLGYDLTFADGQLFSVDSTTTASANRLFRILNGTTWGPTTWDLTPSYPATSGSYTVAFDGTNVLLATRNTAGKVDFYAFPTTAPSAAVHLGTNTSVDSVVGLAADTQFLYVAGREVSTSSEGVLRIPRAAITSAATRLATVNTDSAGPTNIELDDLVAPQHLYVRSYGGFIHAVVDPAGAAFTHIPSISTLGDTTDYAMTFDRATKTLYFVETLTATSGAVWKIQ, from the coding sequence ATGAAACGAACACGCTGGATGGTGACGCTCACGACGGCGGCCTTGCTCGTCGCGTGCGGAGGAGAGGAACCCGGAGGCTCGGGTACGACGACGAGTTCGAGCGGCAGCGGCTCAGGATCCGGCGGGCTCGGCGGCGCGGGCGGCACCGGTGGCATCGGTGGGGCCGGTGGATCCGGCGGCATCGGCGGCATCGGCGGTTCGGGCGGCACCGGCGGCGAAGGCGGGGCCGGCGGCGCGGGCGGCATCGGCGGTGCAGGGGGCGCGGGGGGATCCGGCGGCATCGGCGGCGCGGGCGGCGCAGGAGGATCCGGCGGCGCGGGTGGTTCGGGCGGCGCGAGCGCGCTCTGCGGAGATGGATCCGTCGAGGGCGCGGAGGGCTGCGACGATGGCAACACCGTCCCGTCCGACGGGTGCGACGATCAATGCGCCGTCGAGCTTGGCTGGACTTGTGACGGCGCGCCGAGCACATGCAGCGCGCTCTGCGGCGACGGCATCCTCGCGGGCGTCGAGGCCTGCGACGACGGCAACATGGCCCCGAACGACGGCTGCGACAGCACATGCGCCGTCGAGCTCGGGTGGACTTGCAACGGCATGCCGAGCGCCTGCGCGACGAGCTGCGGGGACGGCATCTCCGCAGGCAACGAGGCCTGCGACGACGGCAACACCACGGCGAACGACGGCTGCAGCGACGCCTGCGTCGTCGACGCTGGATGGACCTGCACCGGCGCGCCGAGCGCATGCGACACGACCTGCGGTGACGGCATTTCCACGGGCAATGAGGCCTGCGACGACGGCAACACCACGGCGAACGACGGCTGCAGCGACGCCTGCGTCGTCGAGGCTGGATGGACCTGCACCGGCGCGCCGAGCGCATGCGCCGCGACCTGCGGCGATGGGCAGAAGGTCGGCGCGGAGAGCTGCGACGACGGCAACACCACAGCGAACGACGGCTGCAGCGACGCCTGCGTCGTCGAGGCTGGATGGACCTGCACCGGCGCACCGAGCGCATGCGCCACGACCTGCGGCGACGGCATCCCCGCGGGCAACGAGGTCTGCGACGACGGCAACACCGCGACCGACGACGGCTGCCTGCCCTCCTGCCAGGCGCCTTCCGGCGACTCCTGCGCGGAGCCCCTCACGCAGAAAAATGCGCTCGTCATCGGCAACGTCCATCGATGGAACCTCGCCGAAGCAAGCGTCGCGACGGCCAACGGCGCGTTCGCCTGCGACCCCAACGGCACCGGCCCGGACGCGGTCATCAAGTACGTGAAGACCTCGCCGGACCTCGCGAATGGCGGCAAGCTCCTGCACGTCGAGGCCCGCACCTCGCAGACCGCCGCGAGCGCCCTGCTCGACATCGAGATCATGAGCGGCACGTGCGACCCCACGCTCGCCGTCTCGGAGAAATGCCTCTGGTACAAGCAGATGTGGGGCGCGAACGTCGACGGCCCGCCCGGGACCTATTTCGTTTGGGTTGCAAAGAATGCGCCCGGCGCGCCCTTCCCGCCCGTCGCAGTGACGATCGAGGAGATCGATCCCGCGGCCGCGGAAGGCGAGGGCTGCTTCGCGCCGTACACGACGGCGAGCGCGAATTACACGCCGCCTGCGCAGCCCGAGGACCCGCACGTATGGGCGCTCCCGGACACGGTGAACGCGTTCGACATGGCCGCGACCTGGGGCGAGCCGGGCTCGATCTCCTGCGACAACCACACCACCTACGGCGACATCCACGGCGTGGACGCGGTCATCGAGTACGACAAGGCCTCGCCCACGAGCATCCTGCAAGTCGAGGTGCAGAACCTCGATCCGGTCCTCACGCAAAGCGCGCTCAACGTCGAGGTCCTGAACGAGTGTGATCCCGAATCACCGACGAAGGTCTCGTACAACTGCCGCGCGAACGCCGACGCGCACAACCTCTCGTTGCCAGCGCCCCAGGGCCCGCTCTACGTCTGGGTGAGCACCGAGGCGACGAGCCAGGACTTCAACGGCGCGACCGTGAAGATCCGCGAGATCAACCCCGGCCTCGGCGAGAGCTGGGGAACGGCGGAGCCCCTCACGGCTGGCACAGTCCCCATCACCCCGACGTCGACGATGCGCCTCGACGTGCCGAGCTGCTTCCCCGCCGGCGTGAACGTGCACTGGTACGTCTACACGGTGCAAAACGGCGGCGTCTCGCTGCAATCGAACCCCCCCACGGGCACGCTCGCGCTCTTCGGCGAAGGCAACCAGCAGATCTTCTGCGGCCCGGGGAGCCCCCTCGCGAGCCTCGGAGGCGCCTACCCGCCGGGCACGAAGTTCTACCTCGCGGTGCCCGTGGGCGGCACCATCACGTCGCTCGCGGTCTCGGACATCCTCTACAACGGCGTGAAGACGCTCGTTCCGCTCGGCGTCACGTTCCCCTCGTCGGCCTCGACGACGTACGGCATGGCCGTGAGCGGCACGGAGATCTTCCTCGGCGGCCTGAGCAAGGTCTTCCAGTTCCCGATCGCGGGCGGCGCGCAAGCCGTCGAACGAGGCACGGCCGACGGCCTGACGACGACGCACCTCGGCTACGATCTCACGTTCGCAGACGGCCAGCTCTTCAGCGTCGACAGCACCACGACGGCGAGCGCGAACCGCCTCTTCCGCATCCTGAACGGCACGACCTGGGGCCCGACGACCTGGGATCTCACGCCGTCCTATCCCGCGACCTCGGGCTCCTACACGGTCGCGTTCGACGGGACGAACGTCTTGCTCGCGACACGAAATACGGCGGGGAAGGTCGACTTCTACGCGTTCCCGACGACGGCGCCGAGCGCGGCGGTGCACCTCGGGACGAACACGAGCGTGGACTCGGTGGTGGGCCTCGCGGCCGACACACAGTTCCTCTACGTCGCGGGGCGCGAGGTGAGCACGTCGAGCGAAGGCGTCCTCCGCATCCCACGCGCCGCCATCACGAGCGCAGCGACGAGGCTCGCGACGGTCAACACGGACAGCGCGGGCCCGACGAACATCGAGCTCGACGACCTCGTCGCCCCGCAGCACCTCTACGTGCGCTCCTATGGCGGATTCATCCACGCGGTCGTGGATCCGGCGGGCGCTGCGTTCACGCACATCCCGAGCATCTCGACGCTCGGCGACACGACGGACTACGCGATGACGTTCGACCGAGCGACGAAGACGCTCTACTTCGTGGAAACGTTGACGGCCACGAGCGGCGCGGTCTGGAAGATCCAGTGA
- a CDS encoding anti-sigma regulatory factor, producing MNEIAGEILAILRRYLSEPTSRSLLTSAARRANVRLEMLARPEIPQLVQQLGPGLNIFLQEPEKLQNCKSLLALVAVENAPSISSMEPPQQQAESRPDGISVPIRAEHDVVRARTLGKDMAKQLGFSEVVQTKVATAVSELARNIFQYAGTGEIRIRRIEGKRRGIEVVARDQGPGISDPALILSGAYRSKWGMGAGLRGTKRLVDEFELDTHPGLGTTVRIRKYAE from the coding sequence ATGAACGAGATCGCGGGGGAAATCCTCGCCATCTTGCGGCGGTACCTCTCGGAGCCGACGAGTCGCTCGCTCCTCACGTCCGCCGCGAGACGAGCGAACGTGAGGCTCGAGATGCTGGCGCGACCCGAGATCCCGCAGCTCGTCCAGCAGCTCGGTCCGGGCTTGAACATCTTCTTGCAGGAGCCGGAGAAGCTCCAGAACTGTAAGAGCCTGCTCGCGCTCGTGGCCGTGGAGAACGCTCCATCGATCTCCTCCATGGAGCCCCCGCAGCAGCAGGCCGAGTCGCGCCCCGATGGCATCAGCGTTCCGATTCGCGCCGAGCACGACGTCGTTCGTGCCCGCACGCTCGGCAAGGACATGGCCAAGCAGCTCGGCTTCTCCGAGGTCGTCCAAACGAAGGTCGCGACGGCCGTCTCCGAGCTCGCGCGCAACATCTTCCAGTACGCCGGAACCGGCGAAATCCGGATCCGACGGATCGAAGGAAAACGGCGTGGGATCGAGGTCGTCGCTCGTGATCAAGGCCCGGGCATCTCCGACCCGGCGCTGATCCTGAGCGGCGCTTATCGCTCGAAGTGGGGGATGGGCGCCGGCCTCCGCGGCACCAAGCGGCTCGTCGACGAGTTCGAACTCGACACGCACCCCGGCCTCGGCACCACGGTCCGCATCCGAAAGTACGCCGAGTAG
- a CDS encoding esterase/lipase family protein yields MRFFDRTLAAHVWPTCALVLMGLAAACGSAGETASSGIPAGGNGGNGGVLTGAGVGGDGGASSASSSISSGSGGSGGSEVKLGPPYPLVLSHGFFGFEDFAGAGFVTYFYEVKDHLASQGELNVFTPAVDPFNSSDFRGAQLVEHIKQILTITGHEKVNIIGHSQGGLDARVAANLRPDLVASVVTVATPHGGSRVADIALDLVSDPAAQDVVSDLLELIGAPLYDEFGEQTNVWKPLELFSQPGIAAFNQAHPDEPGVFYASIAGRTDLHIGGDSCDADVSLPFIAEWKGKLDTVDPLLSVFESILDGGFGDPYPNDGLVRVVDSKRGEFWGCLPADHLDEVGQLFGDSAGIGNGWKHKVFYADVVTELRKRGY; encoded by the coding sequence ATGCGGTTCTTCGACCGGACGCTTGCCGCGCATGTGTGGCCTACGTGTGCGCTCGTTTTGATGGGCCTCGCCGCTGCGTGTGGTTCGGCCGGAGAGACCGCGTCGAGCGGGATTCCCGCGGGCGGCAACGGGGGGAACGGCGGCGTCCTCACGGGCGCGGGCGTGGGCGGGGACGGCGGCGCGTCGTCCGCGTCGTCCTCGATCTCGAGCGGCTCGGGCGGCTCGGGCGGGAGCGAGGTGAAGCTCGGGCCGCCCTATCCGCTCGTGCTCTCGCACGGATTCTTTGGGTTCGAAGATTTCGCCGGGGCCGGGTTCGTGACCTACTTTTACGAGGTCAAAGACCATCTCGCGTCGCAGGGCGAGCTCAACGTGTTCACGCCGGCGGTCGATCCGTTCAACTCCTCGGATTTTCGCGGCGCCCAGCTCGTCGAGCACATCAAGCAGATCCTCACGATCACCGGGCACGAGAAAGTCAACATCATCGGCCACTCGCAAGGCGGACTCGACGCGCGCGTCGCGGCGAACCTGAGGCCCGATCTCGTGGCCAGCGTGGTCACGGTGGCGACGCCGCACGGCGGATCCCGCGTCGCGGACATCGCGCTCGACCTCGTGAGTGATCCGGCCGCGCAGGACGTGGTGAGTGATCTGCTTGAGCTCATCGGCGCGCCGCTCTACGACGAGTTCGGCGAGCAGACGAACGTGTGGAAGCCCCTCGAGCTCTTCAGCCAGCCCGGGATCGCCGCCTTCAACCAGGCGCATCCTGACGAGCCGGGCGTGTTTTACGCCTCGATCGCGGGACGCACGGACCTACACATCGGCGGTGATAGTTGCGACGCCGATGTCTCGCTGCCGTTCATCGCCGAGTGGAAGGGCAAGCTCGACACGGTGGATCCGCTGCTCTCGGTCTTCGAGTCGATCCTCGACGGCGGGTTCGGCGACCCGTACCCGAACGACGGGCTCGTGCGCGTCGTCGATTCGAAGCGTGGTGAGTTCTGGGGCTGCTTGCCTGCGGATCACCTCGACGAGGTGGGGCAGCTCTTCGGCGATTCGGCTGGCATCGGCAACGGTTGGAAGCACAAGGTCTTCTACGCCGACGTCGTCACCGAGCTGCGCAAGCGCGGTTATTAG
- a CDS encoding STAS domain-containing protein has protein sequence MVMMMETQRIPIVRLSGKLIVSIQTALSDTVVDRLQQDVAAACERGDARGLVVDVSGVDVLDSYITRSLRDLAVMARLMGVETVVCGLRPAVAMTLVEMGMELPGVRTALNLDRALALLDSLQPEGLPNDLAGEGDEWEGEA, from the coding sequence ATGGTCATGATGATGGAAACGCAGCGGATCCCGATCGTACGCCTGTCTGGAAAGCTGATCGTATCGATCCAGACCGCGCTTTCGGACACCGTGGTGGATCGGCTGCAGCAGGACGTCGCGGCCGCTTGCGAGCGTGGGGACGCGCGAGGGCTCGTCGTGGACGTCTCGGGCGTCGACGTGCTCGACAGCTACATCACGCGCAGCCTGCGTGACCTCGCGGTCATGGCGAGGCTGATGGGCGTGGAGACCGTGGTCTGCGGGCTCCGGCCCGCTGTCGCGATGACGCTGGTCGAGATGGGCATGGAGCTGCCCGGCGTGCGCACCGCGCTGAACCTCGATCGCGCCCTCGCGCTGCTCGATTCACTCCAGCCAGAGGGGCTGCCGAACGACCTCGCCGGCGAAGGGGACGAGTGGGAGGGCGAGGCGTGA
- a CDS encoding FHA domain-containing protein, giving the protein MWKLTIEDDEGKQTVLPLAHDEYGLGRGEGNSIRLTDRNVSRKHAQLKRNGQGWSISDPSSYNGTFVNGVRVVGDQAINGGDVIQLGDYRIELVDESKVVPAPDATAQQGALAQVPVHQRPNRLVVVVGPNPGAEYPLDREHFTIGRAEEATISINHSSVSRLHAELIALGNGRYEIIDKGSANGIRINGVELKRGILEAGDALELGDVRLRFVGAGKIFRAGMGLGVDGQAMRPMGSFDNVATSVGTPAPPPRGPSLGKLIGIGAVVGLVVIGVIIGMTRNPTTTTTNTVETPEMSAFEAQVLKEAQELVDAKDFDRAHTKLQAINDNSPVRESQPFKDIESKWADWMFSKADQLEDVAEKKRILQQIASTPSVSADQRKKAADLLHALAGPEPTSPTPNNGGGSYVPPNPGGGSFNNGSTGGATGGATPAKSAEPTATTTTTAPPPPGQFDEAAIRKGLEPRVWSGKASEADIKMLIAICRHQRDTACKDRAIAMLKQKQGG; this is encoded by the coding sequence ATGTGGAAGCTAACGATCGAGGACGACGAGGGGAAACAGACCGTACTCCCTCTCGCCCACGACGAGTACGGGCTCGGACGCGGCGAAGGTAACTCGATTCGCCTGACCGACCGCAACGTCTCGCGTAAACACGCGCAGCTCAAGCGGAACGGCCAGGGATGGTCGATCTCCGATCCATCGAGCTACAACGGGACCTTCGTCAACGGCGTCCGTGTCGTCGGGGATCAGGCGATCAACGGCGGCGACGTCATCCAGCTCGGCGACTACCGCATCGAGCTGGTCGACGAGTCGAAGGTGGTGCCTGCACCGGACGCGACGGCGCAACAAGGCGCGCTCGCGCAGGTGCCGGTCCATCAAAGGCCGAACCGCCTCGTCGTGGTCGTCGGGCCAAACCCCGGTGCCGAGTATCCGCTCGATCGCGAGCACTTCACGATCGGCCGCGCCGAAGAGGCGACGATCTCGATCAACCACAGCTCCGTCAGCCGCCTGCACGCCGAGCTCATCGCGCTCGGCAACGGCCGCTACGAGATCATCGACAAGGGCAGCGCGAACGGCATCCGCATCAACGGCGTGGAGCTGAAGCGCGGCATCCTCGAAGCGGGCGACGCGCTCGAGCTCGGCGACGTGCGCCTGCGGTTCGTCGGCGCAGGCAAGATCTTCCGCGCGGGCATGGGCCTCGGCGTCGACGGCCAGGCCATGCGGCCGATGGGCTCGTTCGACAACGTCGCGACGAGCGTGGGCACGCCCGCGCCGCCGCCGCGTGGCCCGAGCCTCGGCAAGCTCATCGGCATCGGCGCGGTGGTGGGCCTCGTGGTGATCGGCGTGATCATCGGGATGACCCGAAACCCGACCACGACCACGACGAACACCGTCGAAACACCGGAGATGAGCGCCTTCGAGGCGCAGGTCCTGAAGGAAGCCCAGGAGCTCGTCGACGCGAAGGACTTCGATCGCGCGCACACGAAGCTCCAGGCCATCAACGACAACTCGCCCGTCCGCGAGAGCCAGCCCTTCAAGGACATCGAGTCGAAATGGGCCGACTGGATGTTCAGCAAGGCCGATCAGCTCGAAGACGTGGCCGAGAAGAAGCGCATCTTGCAGCAGATCGCCTCCACGCCGAGCGTGAGCGCGGACCAGCGCAAGAAGGCCGCCGATCTGCTCCACGCCCTCGCCGGGCCCGAGCCGACGTCGCCCACGCCGAACAACGGCGGCGGCTCGTACGTCCCGCCAAACCCGGGCGGCGGGAGTTTCAACAACGGGAGCACGGGCGGCGCCACAGGCGGCGCCACGCCGGCAAAGTCGGCGGAGCCGACGGCGACGACGACGACGACCGCGCCGCCGCCCCCTGGACAGTTCGACGAGGCCGCGATCCGCAAGGGCCTCGAGCCGAGGGTCTGGTCCGGCAAGGCGAGCGAAGCGGACATCAAGATGCTCATCGCGATCTGCAGGCATCAGCGCGACACGGCCTGCAAGGACCGCGCAATCGCGATGCTCAAGCAAAAGCAGGGCGGCTGA
- a CDS encoding SpoIIE family protein phosphatase gives MDIGTAERPADGETVCGDAHLILERKPRTLILVADGLGHGPHAALAASTLCKFVEEHVDEPLEMLLRGADRAVASTRGAAVMLARVDAQTATLDVAGVGNVALRSWSKEKIQPLPARGVLGRGIRHVRIFRYGLVHGDMFALYTDGISGSFDIDQVKHQSATVIARSVLEGYRKSHDDATCVVVRYLDR, from the coding sequence GTGGACATCGGCACGGCAGAGCGCCCCGCAGATGGGGAAACCGTCTGCGGCGACGCACACCTCATTCTGGAGCGCAAGCCCCGTACGCTCATCCTCGTCGCCGACGGCCTCGGCCACGGCCCCCACGCGGCGCTCGCCGCCTCGACGCTCTGCAAGTTCGTCGAAGAGCACGTCGACGAGCCGCTCGAGATGCTCCTGCGCGGCGCCGACAGGGCCGTGGCCAGCACGCGCGGCGCCGCCGTGATGCTCGCGCGCGTCGATGCGCAGACCGCGACGCTCGACGTCGCAGGCGTCGGCAACGTCGCGCTCCGCTCGTGGAGCAAGGAGAAGATCCAGCCGCTGCCCGCGCGCGGCGTGCTCGGCCGCGGCATTCGCCACGTGCGGATCTTCCGCTACGGCCTCGTGCACGGCGACATGTTCGCGCTCTACACGGACGGAATTTCCGGCAGCTTCGACATCGATCAGGTCAAGCACCAGAGCGCCACGGTGATCGCCCGCTCGGTCCTCGAGGGCTATCGAAAATCGCACGACGACGCGACATGCGTGGTCGTGCGTTACCTGGACCGCTGA
- a CDS encoding STAS domain-containing protein yields the protein MEEGTRGSEIERLKAELAALQQKLEERERSEASLRAENARLRSLFDQLPVGVWATDLVGNVLMANSESQRLLGVLDGTEPSPKAPPVEEWGESTVYLHGDKSTPYLLEELPHARALRGESVRTAEVFLRNENLPEGAWHEVHAAPLRDAAGTQMGAVSVFISSESRKNFEEEVALRNKELVASESEKSELIARLRMAVQDLSTPILTLWEDVLALPVIGVVDSRRSAEMMERLLDEIVRSQSRFVIIDLTGVEVIDTSTADHFMKLVKAVGLIGARCVLTGIRPAVAQTLVDLDVNFGQLETLRNLKHGLRYCLRWLDAEDTGQNTVSEGEARRARWS from the coding sequence TTGGAAGAGGGTACTCGAGGTTCGGAGATCGAGCGGCTGAAGGCCGAATTGGCGGCCCTTCAGCAGAAGCTCGAGGAGCGTGAGCGCTCCGAAGCCTCGCTGCGCGCGGAGAACGCGCGCCTGCGTTCTCTCTTCGACCAGCTCCCGGTCGGCGTGTGGGCGACCGATCTCGTAGGCAACGTGCTCATGGCGAACTCCGAGTCCCAGCGGCTCCTTGGGGTCCTCGATGGCACCGAGCCTTCGCCCAAGGCTCCGCCCGTGGAGGAATGGGGAGAGTCGACCGTGTACTTGCACGGCGACAAGAGCACGCCTTATCTGCTGGAGGAGTTGCCGCACGCCCGTGCGCTCCGCGGCGAGTCCGTCCGGACGGCCGAGGTCTTCCTCCGCAACGAGAACCTGCCCGAGGGCGCGTGGCACGAGGTGCACGCGGCGCCGCTGCGCGACGCTGCGGGGACGCAGATGGGTGCGGTTTCGGTGTTCATCAGCAGCGAGTCGCGCAAGAACTTCGAGGAAGAAGTCGCGCTGCGGAACAAGGAGCTCGTCGCCAGCGAGTCGGAAAAGTCGGAGCTCATCGCGCGGCTGAGGATGGCCGTGCAGGATCTCTCGACTCCGATCCTGACCCTATGGGAGGACGTGCTCGCGCTGCCCGTGATCGGCGTGGTCGATTCTCGGCGCAGCGCGGAGATGATGGAGCGACTGCTCGACGAGATCGTGCGTAGTCAGTCGAGGTTCGTCATCATCGATCTCACGGGCGTCGAGGTGATCGACACCTCGACCGCCGATCACTTCATGAAGCTGGTCAAGGCCGTCGGGCTGATCGGCGCGCGTTGCGTGCTGACCGGTATCCGGCCCGCGGTCGCGCAAACGTTGGTCGATCTCGACGTCAACTTCGGCCAGCTCGAAACGTTGCGAAACTTGAAGCACGGGCTTCGCTACTGTCTGCGGTGGCTCGATGCCGAGGATACCGGGCAAAACACGGTGAGCGAGGGCGAGGCCAGGAGGGCCCGATGGTCATGA